CCTGTGGCCATTGCTAATAAGGTTCAAAGGGCACTCTCTTTATCCGACAGGACAAAATCTCTTGATTCCATAGTATCTAATGAAAAAATCCGCTTAACTGAATTAAATGGAGAGGTTTCTCATGCTTCTTCCGAGAGCAACGCCTTTAGATCTGGAGAAATCTTACTGCCTAATGGAGAATCTTACTCAGGCTCCCTGCTTGGCAATATGCCCGAGGGTTCAGGGGACTACGTCTGGGCAGATGGTTGCAAATATGAGGGTGAGTGGAGACGGGGGGTGAGGCATGGATATGGAAAACTTCAATGGTCATCTGGTGCTGTTTATGAGGGTGAGTTTGCAGGTGGTTATATGCATGGCACTGGGACATATACAAGACCGGACAATTTGATCTACAAGGGCCGGTGGCGGTTGAACTTAAAGCATGGTTTGGGgtatcaaaattttccaaacGGAGATGTGTTTGAAGGATCATGGATTCAGGGAACCCCTGAAGGACCGGGTAAATACACATGGGCTAATGGAAATGTGTATTTGGGTAATATGAAGGGGGGTAAAATGTCTGGTAAAGGAACTCTTACTTGGATCAATGGTGATTCATTTGAAGGAAGCTGGTTAAACGGTATGATGCATGGCTTCGGTGTATACACATGGACCGATGGTGGCTGCTATGTTGGAACTTGGACCCGGGGcctgaaggatggaaaagGTACGTTCTATCCCAAAGGCAACAGGCTTCCGGCTGGTCAGCAGTTATACCTTAATGCTTTGAGAAAACAAGGATTGCTGCCTGattttagaaaacaaaatcagGTTTCCCATATTCAACATGCAACGTCTGTAGATATGGGAGATGTTAAGGTTGGTCGGAACCAGGTTTCCGTCCGCAACTCATCTGATAAACTCTCTAAGGGAAGCCTATTAAATATGGAACAATCTCGCAACACAAATGTTTCCCTGGAAAGACGTTGGAGTCTTGAGGTATCTATTGAGAAAGTTCTGGGGCATGCTAGGTCATCAAGTGTGTCTGAAGCTATGTTAGATGGCGGAGATAATGAGGATGACATGAACCCTCCAATCCTCGAAAGAGAGTACATGCAAGGGGTACTAATCAGTGAGCTTGTATTAAGTAATCGCTTTTCACCATCATCTAGAAGAGCCAAAAGGCGACAGAAGAGACTTGCGAGAGAGATTAAGAGACCAGGtgaacaaattattaaagGCCACAGGAGTTACGATTTGATGCTAAGTTTGCAGCTTGGAATCAGGTGggaattataattaactagtgcagtttttttgtatttccaTTCAAATGTCTGCCACATCCATTGAATTCATGGTATTAGCTAAGTTTGATACATATGTATGTCGCAATGGAAGGTTACAAGTGCAGGCTAACCTGCATTGGTTTGCTTCAGCTGTAGCATATTGATGAACACAAGACTGGAGAAAAATGTTCATCCATGACTTTAATCTATGTGTAGATAGCAAACCTCCATTTCAGGCCTGTGCACTTTGGTTTGCAGGCTTGTACCCATGAATTTGATTGTTATTTAGGTTCATTAGTTGAAAGATGACTGATTTTTGAAGGCAGTATATTGGCTCATTCAAGTAGAATAAATGTTACTTATGCATCCTAGGTTATTTCCTTTTTAACCCTTTGACTGCCTCAGTCATAAATCAACACTGAAGAGCTCTTAGCATATGACCAGATATACTGTGGGAAAAATTACTCCCATACACAGGCGAGAAGTCAGGGCGACTGATTTTGGTCCTCGTGCCAGCTTTTGGATGAACTTTCCTAAAGAGGGGTCACAACTGACACCTCCCCATCAGTCTGAGGATTTCAAGTGGAAAGATTACTGCCCAATGGTTTTCAGGTTCGTTGTAGAGCATCCTTTCGTCATTAGCACTATGCTGGGATTGTTTGTCTGCCATAAGATGCCTAATTGTTggtggtgagaaaattattgGATGTGCATAACTTGTCAAGGATTTTGTTGTACTTCTCTTATTCTTTTGGAATTTCACACACAAGCAGTTGTGAAATAATCATGGAGTAGCTTTATTTGTCGTCTCCTatgctttttttcttcatatctTCAGTATCCTCACGTCGTATCTTATTTTGTGCATTTGAATCAGGTGTATCTATCTCTTGCTTGACACAGAAATATCTGATGAGTCATAGTTGTATCTATTCGTCTAGTGCTCCCATCATATATCCATTCCCTGTCTAAACATCTAGgtataaatttgctttaacaGAGGGAAACAAATGAGTTCAATTAGTATTGTTATCCCTTGTCAGAAAACTGTTTAAGCACTCTTTTGCCTCATCTTCTGTGTTCTTTTCATGTATGGCAGTTGTGCATCCAgcataacaaaaatatgaatgttATCCTAGGTTACTACtgactttctttttttattttaatttgctCCAATGTGACCTCCAATTGTTGTTTGGTCTTATAGGGATCTCAGAGAAATGTTTAAGATTGATGCTGCCGACTACATGATGTCAATATGTGGAAATGATGCCCTAAGAGAACTCTCATCTCCAGGGAAGAGTGGCAGTGTCTTTTTCCTGTCTCAAGATGATCGTTTTATGATCAAAACATTGCGAAAATCCGAAGTGAAGGTTCAAGCTCTTGATCTGCTCTTATTTCCTTGCTTCCAGTTGATGCTTACCTTCTCTCAAGGGACATTTTCTGAATGCTAAACATGGGATTTTTCTTATACTTTAATGTATAGTTTTTCTTTGGTGGGGTGAGGGATTGATTGGTGCACAGAAGCAATGGAGTTTGAAATGTGGAAGATGTAAAGGACTTTTACAATTCAGGACAGCGTTCTTTTTGCGCACCATTTACATCAGGATCCTCAggctaattataattatttaacataataGATACGAAATATGAGGGAACCTAGTAATAGAGAAATGTAATAGAATTGACATTGTTAAAAATTAGGAGGAAAATCATGAGGATGGTTAGGGAAGAAGACCTGGGGAACTTTCATAATTCTTATAACCTTCTTCAGACTAAGATATGAAATTCCCAAGTCTGGTGATCAAAGGAAAGAGGAGCAAGATGAACAAGAGAAGAGGGTGTAGAAGAAATGAAGAATGCAGAAACACAGTAAGTATATGAACTTATCAGGAAAGTAAAGAATGGCCAAAAAAGTATCAAACCTCAAACCGGTAAATAATGAGTTA
The nucleotide sequence above comes from Sesamum indicum cultivar Zhongzhi No. 13 linkage group LG11, S_indicum_v1.0, whole genome shotgun sequence. Encoded proteins:
- the LOC105174246 gene encoding phosphatidylinositol 4-phosphate 5-kinase 9-like, which translates into the protein MSGPVAIANKVQRALSLSDRTKSLDSIVSNEKIRLTELNGEVSHASSESNAFRSGEILLPNGESYSGSLLGNMPEGSGDYVWADGCKYEGEWRRGVRHGYGKLQWSSGAVYEGEFAGGYMHGTGTYTRPDNLIYKGRWRLNLKHGLGYQNFPNGDVFEGSWIQGTPEGPGKYTWANGNVYLGNMKGGKMSGKGTLTWINGDSFEGSWLNGMMHGFGVYTWTDGGCYVGTWTRGLKDGKGTFYPKGNRLPAGQQLYLNALRKQGLLPDFRKQNQVSHIQHATSVDMGDVKVGRNQVSVRNSSDKLSKGSLLNMEQSRNTNVSLERRWSLEVSIEKVLGHARSSSVSEAMLDGGDNEDDMNPPILEREYMQGVLISELVLSNRFSPSSRRAKRRQKRLAREIKRPGEQIIKGHRSYDLMLSLQLGIRYTVGKITPIHRREVRATDFGPRASFWMNFPKEGSQLTPPHQSEDFKWKDYCPMVFRDLREMFKIDAADYMMSICGNDALRELSSPGKSGSVFFLSQDDRFMIKTLRKSEVKVLLRMLPNYHRHVRRYENTLITKFFGLHRIKPSSGQKFRFVVMGNMFCTELRIHRRFDLKGSSLGRSADKVEIDENTILKDLDLNYCFYLEPSWRVALLQQIEIDSKFLESENIMDYSLLLGVHYRAPQHLRSLMSYSQRMSVDGLGIVAEDESMEDEISPEGLVLVPRGTDDSSVVVGPHIRGSRLRASSSTGDKEVDLLLPGTARLQIQLGVNMPARAEHIPGGDDTEMFHEVYDVVLYLGIIDILQEYNISKKIEHAYKSMQFDSVSISAVDPSFYSERFLDFIKKVFPPNAVVGFGPE